The Bacteroides sp. AN502(2024) DNA segment TGGGTGGAGAAAGAAGCCGCCGCCTTCCGTGCGGTGATGCGTGAATACGGCCAGCTGCGCAAGGACGAGCAGGCGAGTTTCACCATCGTGGACGGTGACATGAAGCTGGAGGTGAGAAGCAACAAGGTGAAGAGTTTCGACGAGCGTGCCGATCTTGCCGCCGAGCGCCTGGTGGACTACCTGAAGCGTTACGCCATGGGGCGCGAGTTGGGTACCGATGATCCGATGTACCAGCTCGGCATGACGATGATCGAGCGTAACCGCCAGGGCGACCTGGACTACAAGTCGGTGAGCAAGCTGTACGAGCTGGAGGATCGTTTCGACAGCGAGTACACTGAAATCATGGATCTTTTCCGTGAGAGCAACGTGGTGTACAAGACCGCGGTGAATTATTATTTCCATAAACGTGACGAGAACGGTGTCTGGCACCGTATCGAGCCTTCATTCTGCCGTTTGTAGTATGGAAAAGACGAAGAATATCGCGCCTCATGTGATGGCCTGCAAGAACTGTGAGGGCAAGGGCCGTGTTTTCTACACGGACCAGGGCGGTGCCCCTTCCTCCTCCCGTTGTCCTGTCTGCAAGGGCAGCGGACGTGTGAAGGTGCAGAGCAAGGTTATCACCCGTATCGAGCCTTTTGTTCCGGGTGAGGATGACACCGAACTGATGACCATGTGATTTTGTTCACACTCTAAACGGAAAAACGCCGCATCCATGCACGATGCGGCGTTTTTTTATCAACATCCCCGGTTAAATGGCTAATTTTGCAGCATATACTTAACTTTACTTTATGGCCAAAGGACGAGACAAGACGCTTATAGAACTCCGTGATGAAGCCCTGTGCCGCCGTTACTATTACTGGACGGAGGTGCAGCGCCTGCGCTTTGATGACGCTTTGAAAGTGTTGTCCCGGCAGGAGTTTTTCATTTCCGAGGAGCGTATCATGTCCATTATCCGGCGCAAATGCCGGGAACTGAAGGAGCTGGAGGTAAAACCTGTCCCGAAAGTGAAAAAGCCCCGTCTGACAGCCGTCCAGCTCTCGCTTTTCACGGGCGAATGAACCTTGCCGCCCCTTCCTGCATGGCGGATTCGTCGTGCAGCGTGAAGGAATACACGGTTTCATACACCTTGATGTTTCCGGGGAGGGAATAGTCCCGGCTCTTCGCTCTGACCAGCGGGCTGGCCTCTTCCGAGCACAGGAATCCCTGGAGTATCCTATACAGTTTCTTCGCCTTCTGCTGGCGTTCCTTTACTTTATCGTAGGTGCCTGAAGTGTAGTGCGTGTCGTCGTAACAGTCAATGGCCAGGCGTGTGGTGATGAACGACTCGCTTTTCTGTACCCCGTACCCGATGTCGTTCCAGTCGGATTCAGTGTTTCCGATCAGTACGCAAGGGAAGGTTACCGGGTAGTGGTCCTCTTCGGCCCCCGCTTCGAGCTGTCCGTAATCTTCGTCAATGTATGACAGCTCCGGCATCTTTTCGGCGATGCGTTCCATGATTGCGATGAATATCTCTTCCATGTTGTTATAAATTTAAAATGTTTCTGATTTCGTTCTCCATTTTCTGGTCTATCTTTTCGGACAGCTCCCGGCTTTCCCCGAGGAACTGTCGCTGGGGTATGCGTATGCGGAGCTTTTTCTTTTTGGTCAGTGCCAGCCTTTTCCATCGCAGCGCCTCCGGATTCTCCTGCGGTTTATTGCTTGCGGCGGAACCCCCTTTTCTGCCCTTTCTTTTGCCCGTGGCGGCTTTTTTAGCCTTGCCTGAAGCCTGGTAATACTTCGCCCATGCAAAGCGCCGCATTTGGGGCGTGACGGTCGGGTTCACTTCTCCTCCCCAGTTCTGGACGGGCGCGTATATGAGGTCGTTGGCCACTCTCACCCTGTAGTCCGCCGGCACATACTTGACGGAGCTGAAGAGGTGGTTTCTTCCTGAGAGTAATGTCCCGTACTGCCCGGCCGCATCGGTCCGCCCCGAGGACAGCCTTTTCGCTTTCGGCCACGGGTGTAGCCCTCCGTTTACGAAACCTTCCTTTCGGAAGTTGTCCTGGAAGTGGTCTTTCGCCATGCGTCCGGCGGTGACCGGCATCCTGCGTCTCATCAGGTTGTCGAGCTCCTTCCGCTTGGCTTTTATCAGCTTTGAATCAATATTGTCCTAAATAAATTTTGAGCATGAGCTAACTGACTATACTGTTAAGTATAGCCTCGAGAGTTCAAAATCAATCCCCCCTAATCGTTTTCGATGGTTTCGG contains these protein-coding regions:
- a CDS encoding DUF3164 family protein, which codes for MDLKEQLKSLSAQDRKELLKQLQQEEKENKRNRRDAYEGLRAQFMLEVKNKLLPVVDDVKAFRDWVEKEAAAFRAVMREYGQLRKDEQASFTIVDGDMKLEVRSNKVKSFDERADLAAERLVDYLKRYAMGRELGTDDPMYQLGMTMIERNRQGDLDYKSVSKLYELEDRFDSEYTEIMDLFRESNVVYKTAVNYYFHKRDENGVWHRIEPSFCRL
- a CDS encoding molecular chaperone DnaJ; translation: MSGTVSSLHSAVCSMEKTKNIAPHVMACKNCEGKGRVFYTDQGGAPSSSRCPVCKGSGRVKVQSKVITRIEPFVPGEDDTELMTM
- a CDS encoding transposase, which encodes MAKGRDKTLIELRDEALCRRYYYWTEVQRLRFDDALKVLSRQEFFISEERIMSIIRRKCRELKELEVKPVPKVKKPRLTAVQLSLFTGE